In Hypanus sabinus isolate sHypSab1 chromosome 30, sHypSab1.hap1, whole genome shotgun sequence, one DNA window encodes the following:
- the akirin1 gene encoding akirin-1: MACGATLKRSVEFDALLSPQSPKRRRCMPLTGPGAGTPSPQKYLKTEAAAFGGESSSAHKLTPEQIFQNIKQEYSRFQWRRQLEGSFNQSETSCSEGSSNSLLLNAPTSPGTLSKKDQPLFTLRQVGIICERLLKDHESKIREEYEQVLNTKLAEQYDAFVKFTHDQIMRRYGERPASYVS; encoded by the exons ATGGCGTGCGGGGCCACACTCAAACGCAGCGTCGAGTTTGACGCGCTGCTCAGCCCTCAGTCGCCCAAGAGGAGGCGGTGCATGCCTTTGACGGGGCCGGGCGCTGGGACGCCTTCGCCCCAGAAGTACCTGAAAACAGAAGCGGCGGCCTTCGGCGGAGAGAGCTCCTCGGCGCACAAACTCACCCCAG AACAAATATTTCAGAACATCAAACAAGAATATAGCCGTTTCCAATGGAGGCGACAGTTGGAAGGAAGTTTTAATCAAAGTGAGACGAGCTGTTCTGAGGGATCATCTAACAGTTTATTACTAAATGCCCCGACTTCACCGG GTACATTATCAAAGAAGGATCAGCCTTTATTCACATTACGGCAGGTTGGGATAATCTGTGAGCGTCTCCTTAAAGATCATGAAAGCAAGATCCGGGAAGAATATGAACAAGTTCTAAATACAAAACTTGCAG aaCAATATGATGCTTTTGTGAAATTCACACATGACCAGATTATGAGACGATATGGAGAACGACCTGCCAGCT ATGTGTCCTGA